The Chiloscyllium punctatum isolate Juve2018m chromosome 19, sChiPun1.3, whole genome shotgun sequence DNA segment attttggaatcctttcaagtttcacaacatctttccaataggaaggagacccagaattgcatgcaatattacaacagggcctatccaatgtcttgtacagccgcaacatgacctcgtaacttctgtactccatactctgatcaataaaggagcatataccaaacgctgccttcactatcctatctacctgcgactccccttcaaggagctacgaacttgcactccaaggtctctttgttcagcgacactcccaaggaccttaccattaagtgtataagtcctgctaagctttgctttcccaaaatgcagcacctcacatttatctgaattaaactccatctgccatgtctcagcccattggcccatctagtccagatcctgttgtaatctgagctaaccctcttcgctgtccactacaccttcaattttggtgtcatctgcaaacttactaactgtatctcttatgctcacatctgaatcatttatgtaaatgacaaaaagtagagggcccagcaccgatccttgtggcacttcactggtcacaggcctccagtctgaaaaacaaccctcaaccaccacctatctatcttttgagccagttctgtatccaaatggctagttctccctgtattccatgagatctaatcttgctaatcagtctctcatggggaaccttgttgaataccttactgaagtccatgcagatgacatctactgctctgccctgatcaatcctctttgttacttcaaaaaactcaatcaagtttgtgagactatTTCAATATCAACCTAAGAACAATCCTTTACATGCTCTGAACCGAACTTACATTCTTCTGTTCACTCTTATCTCTTGAGGGGTAGCCAtgagcacccacatgggccccaactatgcctgcctcttcatccaGCGGTACCATTCCCCacattttcctccactacattgatgtcTGGATTAGCACTACCTCGTATTTGCATGAGGTAGTTGAAAAGTTCATTAATTCTACCAACACCTTCCAACCTGATCTCAAATTCACCCGGACAATCTCTGACACctgcttccccttcctggacccctccatctctggCAACCGACTAACcgtggacatctactacaaacccaccaactcccacagctacctgaaatACACCTTCTCACACCCTGCCCCtataaaaacactatcccttatttcccaatttctctgcctctgttcccaggaggaccaattccaccacagaacatcccagatggcgtCCTACCTCAAAAAGTACAATTTCCtctcccacatggttgacaatGCCCCCCAGTGCATCTGCTCCATTTCCTGTACCTTCACCCTTGAACCACACCCCTCCCAACGTGACAGGGACAGAACCCCTTGGTCTTCACCTTCTGCCCCACCAACAGCCAGATACATTGcattatcctccaccacttctgccactTACAAACAGACCGCACCattagggacatatttccctctgcACTCCACctgcatttcagagaccattccctttgcAATTCCCTTGTCAGATTCACACCCcctaccaccctcccctcctggcaccttccctggccactgaaagaagtgcaaaacctgcacccacacctcccctctcccctccgaccaaggctccaaaggatccttccacatctgacagaaatatacttgtacctccaccaatgtcatctacagcATCCATTGCACCCAATATGATCTCCTCTACAGCGGGGAGACAGAACTCTgacttgtggattgtttcagcgaacatctctgggacactcacacccaccaaccaaccccaccgccccatggctgaacactttaactccccctcccaccaagggcatgcaggttctgggccgcctccatcaccaaacccttaccaGCTAATGCCTGGAtattccaccttggaaccctgcaaccaggtggatcaatgtcgatttcactagtttcctcatttccccaccccaatttatcgcagtcccaagcctccaactcagcaccaccctcctgaccggtccatcttgcttcccacctgtccactctaccttccacacacacccccccccctcccccaccccccagcataccttcatctatctatctcattcccagctaccttccacccccagccccacacccatcCCACTTACCTCTAAGCCCCctggtccacaagcctcattcctgacgaagggcttatgtccaaaacattgattcttctgctcttcagatcctgcctgacccgttgtgcttttccagtgccacactcttgtctctgatctccagcatctgtagtcctcactttttcctacaCTCTTAACCTACCTACATTCCTGTATACTCGCGTAATCTGTCTATATCCCTCCTTATCCCTggcccagccctctctctctaccccatcccTTTCACctgaccatcttcctttccacccatctgctccaccccACCCACTGTCCAATCACAGCCACCTCCTCCCTACATCCACCAATCGCCATCCCATccacctttccccagccccacacccccattTCTTCTGCAGCCCCTTTCTCTCCCCGGGTTCTGATGAAAGTTTCCGACTTGAAACGTCAATTGCCCTTCTCCTCTGTTTGCAGCTCAACTCTCCAACTCCTCTATATTCCTTTGTACATTGTGAACCTCCCTCCATGCAATTGAACAGTTTTAACAACTCTGTATCTCTTTGTACAGTCGAGAGGTAAAGgactggaggggagagagagagggagggaggatggaaaACACTTGGATGAAGAGAGGCCGAGCAGACAGGAAGGCGGTTACCTTTTTGAACCCTGGTGCAGGATCTGACTCAATCACGTTGGAGCCGTTCAGAGCTCTGAGGCTGCGGACTATCTCCCGGTTGGACTTCAGGGGGAAGTCTTGGCCACACACATTGATGAAGTACGTCCAGGGGACAAGGCTCTCCAGCAGCTCCTTCATGCAGTTGAGATCTGCCTGAACTCTGCTCCATCCAGCATAGGTCACCCACTCCAGCTTGGCTGCGACAAAGACATTGTGGAAACACGAAGCGATGGCCTGAACGGCCGCATGAAATTGACTCGGGGATTTGCGGTCCACGTGGATACAGTAGACATTCTGTGGGGCGTAAATGCTCCGTAGAAGCCTCTCGAACATCTCAATGCTCTGGTGGATGACCATGGAGAAAGCCAAGGGGAAGAGTTCCTCCTCAGGGCTCAGGGGGACAGTGATATACTTGCGGGCCCTCACAAACGATCTGCAATTTCGGGTCATGTTCAGATAATCTCCCTCAGTGACGGCCTGGTGCTTGAGGGAGACAGTAATGGAGTTGAGGAGGGCCCTTtccacctcctgcctgtccccctggATGATCTGCCAGCAGGTGGAGTTCTCTTCGACCAGCAGGTGTTCCTGCATTGGACTGGCGCCTGGTTTCACCAGCCTGAGGGTCAGCCGGCCCCCTCCTCTCTGGACCAGCAGCCAttggcacaacaagaccacactgagtaCACACAGAGCTGATCTGAGGCACGACCAACGGGTACAACGCTGGCTCAACTTGGGCATGGCACTTTCCAGAGGGCAGTGTCCCCAGCCTATAGGCGATAGGCAAATGCAGAATGGATGCTCTCTGTGCTGGGCAGCACTGCCTCCACCAGGCCCTTGGGGAAGGAGTGACTGCAATTTGCTGGAGAGGTCGCACCAGCCAGTCCCCTCGTTGTTAGACTCTtgtcttcccttttccccaagaTTCAACGAATGACTCCGACTTTTACTCCCTCTTCCCCCCGGAACTGCTCTCCCTCTGgaattcctctccctctctccgttatCCCTTTgtaacccctctccctctttaACCCCTCTCCCTTTATAATCCCTCTCCTCCACTAActcatctctctccctcagtaactgctCTCTctcgttcctcctctctctgtccctctgtaactcctctctctctttctctgtccctcagtaactcctctcctccctctctcggtaacgctctctctctctctctctctctctgtaactcctctccctctctctgtctctctcagtaacTCCACCCGCCCTCCTCTGGATGAAACCCAGCCAATGTTCCGTTGTTTCTCTCTCGGAGTCCGGGCTCCTCTCGCTGCTGTCTGCCTGCCTGGCTACAGGCGTTTCCTTCCCCGGTCTCTGCTTCTCTCCGGTCGTTCCTGGATCGGTGTTGCCCGGGTGAAGGAAACGAGAGGATCGCGATGGTGTGCAGTCTGGATCGGAGAACCTACTACCAGAGAGACACAGAGCCAGCCGAGCCCAATAAACCACGCCCCAGCCTGGGCTGAGATGCTCTTTCAGGAAGGAACCTGCCATCGAGCCCACAACAATGTGGGAGGGGTAACCCTTGGATGAAGAGAGAACCAGGAGACGGGAAGTGGTTACCTGTTTGTactgtgactcttaactgccctctgggctattagggatggccaataaacaCGGGCCCGGCCAACGGTGCCCCCATCCCATCAATTTATTTGAAAAAAAGTGACAATAGTAAATCAAGTTAAATCAAACTTCACCACCcctcatctctttctctctctctctttgatgcGAAATTGGAATTATGGTGATTTGGCCGTTCATAATAAAGATGTGAATCTGAGTACAGCAAGTTGATCTGAATCCAAAAAAAAATTCCCCAGTCGAGAGTGACTCAGAGGTTAGCATTGCTGgagcacagtgccaggaaccagagtttgattccagccttgggtggctgtgtggagttttgcatgtgtctgcttgggtacccttcgggtgctctgatttcaaagatgtt contains these protein-coding regions:
- the LOC140491260 gene encoding beta-1,3-galactosyl-O-glycosyl-glycoprotein beta-1,6-N-acetylglucosaminyltransferase 3-like — protein: MQEHLLVEENSTCWQIIQGDRQEVERALLNSITVSLKHQAVTEGDYLNMTRNCRSFVRARKYITVPLSPEEELFPLAFSMVIHQSIEMFERLLRSIYAPQNVYCIHVDRKSPSQFHAAVQAIASCFHNVFVAAKLEWVTYAGWSRVQADLNCMKELLESLVPWTYFINVCGQDFPLKSNREIVRSLRALNGSNVIESDPAPGFKKKRWQYHHDTLDQVVLTAQLKDQPNISTSIFVGSAYFMASREFVSHVFDSAEIQAFLKWSEDTYSPDEHVWATLHRMPNVPGSIPYTQGATRTLGRAVKWSFEAGDVARGALYPPCTGRYRHLVCVYGAGDLQWVVRQRCFFANKFDPNMDNTAVQCMEEYLRNRTLGNIRAGLEVGTE